From a region of the Coffea arabica cultivar ET-39 chromosome 3e, Coffea Arabica ET-39 HiFi, whole genome shotgun sequence genome:
- the LOC113738121 gene encoding cullin-1 — protein sequence MTMNQRNTIDLDQGWDFMQTGITKLKNILEGKPEPQFSSEDYMMLYTTIYNMCTQKPPHDYSQQLYDKYRESFEDYVTSMVLPSLREKHDEFMLRELVKRWSNHKIMVRWLSRFFHYLDRYFIARRSLPALNEVGLTCFRDRVYHELNGKVRDAVISLIDQEREGEQIDRALLKNVLDIFVEIGMGQMDYYENDFEAAMLKDTAAYYSRKASNWILEDSCPDYMLKSEECLKREKDRVAHYLHSSSEMKLLEKVQHELLSVYASQLLEKEHSGCHALLRDDKVEDLSRMYRLFSKIPKGLEPVANIFKQHVTAEGTALVKQAEDAASNKKVDKKDVVGMQEQVFVRKVIELHDKYLAYVNDCFMNHSLFHKALKEAFEVFCNKGVSGSSSAELLATFCDNILKKGGSEKLSDEAIEETLEKVVKLLAYISDKDLFAEFYRKKLARRLLFDKSANDEHERSILTKLKQQCGGQFTSKMEGMVTDLTLARENQANFEEYLSNNPQANPGIDLTVTVLTTGFWPSYKSFDLSLPAEMVKCVEVFREFYQTKTKHRKLTWIYSLGTCNINGKFEPKTMELIVTTYQASALLLFNASDKLSYQEIMAQLNLSDDDVVRLLHSLSCAKYKILNKEPNTKTISHTDVFEFNSKFTDKMRRIKIPLPPVDEKKKVIEDVDKDRRYAIDASIVRIMKSRKVLGYQQLVMECVEQLGRMFKPDVKAIKKRIEDLITRDYLERDKDNPNLFKYLA from the exons ATGACGATGAACCAGCGGAACACAATTGATTTGGATCAGGGATGGGATTTTATGCAGACAGGGATCACAAAGCTTAAGAACATTCTTGAAGGGAAACCCGAGCCACAGTTCAGTTCAGAAGATTACATGATGCTTTACAC AACTATTTATAACATGTGTACCCAAAAACCGCCGCATGACTACTCTCAGCAGTTATATGACAAGTATCGAGAGTCTTTTGAAGATTATGTCACATCCATG GTATTGCCTTCTCTAAGAGAGAAGCATGATGAATTTATGTTACGAGAGCTCGTAAAAAGATGgtcaaatcataaaatcatGGTTAGATGGCTGTCTCGGTTCTTTCATTATCTTGATCGGTATTTCATCGCTCGGAGGTCACTTCCAGCACTAAATGAAGTGGGACTGACTTGCTTTCGAGATCGG GTATATCATGAGTTAAATGGAAAAGTTCGAGATGCTGTTATATCTCTG ATTGATCAGGAGCGTGAGGGAGAGCAAATTGATCGAGCTTTGTTGAAGAATGTTCTAgatatttttgttgaaattggGATGGGGCAGATGGATTATTATGAGAATGATTTTGAAGCAGCAATGCTCAAGGATACCGCTGCTTATTATTCCCGGAAGGCATCTAACTGGATTTTGGAAGACTCGTGTCCAGATTATATGCTGAAA AGTGAGGAGTGTTTAAAGCGAGAGAAGGACAGAGTCGCCCATTATCTCCATTCAAGTAGTGAAATGAAGTTGCTTGAG AAAGTACAACATGAGTTGTTGTCTGTGTATGCTTCTCAACTGCTTGAAAAAGAGCACTCTGGATGTCATGCATTACTTAGAGATGACAAG GTGGAAGATTTGTCAAGGATGTATAGACTTTTCTCCAAAATACCTAAAGGCCTAGAACCTGTTGCTAATATATTCAAGCAG CATGTTACTGCTGAAGGTACAGCTTTGGTTAAGCAAGCAGAAGATGCTGCAAGCAACAAGAAG GTGGATAAGAAAGATGTGGTTGGTATGCAGGAACAG GTTTTTGTAAGGAAGGTGATTGAACTGCATGACAAGTACCTCGCTTATGTGAATGACTGTTTTATGAATCATTCTCTTTTTCATAAG GCACTCAAGGAAGCATTTGAAGTTTTCTGCAATAAGGGTGtttctggaagttcaagtgCTGAACTTCTTGCAACATTCTGTGACAATATTCTGAAAAAAGGTGGCAGTGAGAAGTTGAGTGATGAAGCAATAGAAGAGACATTAGAAAAG GTAGTAAAGCTACTTGCGTATATCAGTGACAAGGACTTATTTGCAGAATTTTACCG GAAAAAGCTTGCTCGGCGGCTATTATTTGATAAAAGTGCCAATGATGAACATGAAAGAAGTATCCTGACCAAGTTGAAGCAACAATGTGGTGGTCAGTTCACTTCAAAGATGGAGGGGATG gTTACGGATTTGACATTAGCTAGGGAAAACCAAGCCAACTTTGAGGAGTATCTCAGTAATAACCCACAAGCAAATCCCGGAATTGACTTGACAGTCACTGTCCTTACTACTGGGTTCTGGCCAAGTTACAAGTCTTTTGATCTTAGCCTCCCAGCTGAGATG GTTAAGTGCGTTGAAGTGTTTCGAGAGTTCTATCAAACAAAGACAAAGCACAGAAAACTCACATGGATATATTCATTGGGGACATGTAACATCAATGGAAAGTTTGAGCCTAAAACTATGGAGTTGATTGTAACTACCTATCAG GCTTCTGCTCTGCTGTTATTCAATGCATCAGATAAATTAAGCTATCAAGAAATTATGGCTCAATTGAACctttctgatgatgatgttgtgAGACTGTTGCATTCCCTTTCATGTGCCAAGTATAAGATTCTTAACAAGGAGCCCAATACGAAAACAATCTCTCATACAGATGTTTTTGAGTTCAACTCAAAGTTCACTGACAAAATGAGGAGGATCAAG ATTCCTCTCCCTCCCGTGGATGAGAAGAAAAAAGTAATTGAAGATGTTGATAAGGATAGGCGATATGCTATTGATGCATCAATCGTCCGCATCATGAAGAGTAGGAAAGTTTTGGGCTACCAGCAGTTGGTGATGGAGTGTGTTGAACAGTTGGGCCGCATGTTCAAG CCTGACGTCAAGGCAATCAAGAAGAGGATTGAAGATTTGATTACTCGGGACTATCTGGAGAGGGACAAGGATAACCCGAATTTGTTCAAGTACTTGGCATGA
- the LOC113737885 gene encoding cullin-1-like, which yields MAKEKIVEFEEGWNLIQEGITKVKNFLKTENPEKQFIGAEDYIKLYTAIVDMCTQNPPNCYANLLYAKYGESFEEYITSTVLPSLREKDGEFLLRGLVESWSNHKIMIKWMSRLFRYIDRYYIIRKSLPSLSEVGLICFRDLVHAEFYKKVRDAVMSLIDKEREGEQIDRALVKDVVNVFVELGNGKIDLYENDFEAEMLNNTALYYHQKASTWISEASSTDYLLRAEESLKQEKDRVYHYLHLSSEKKLLERVQHELLTAYATQPPDQKHHSGSKALLFRDDKGQDLSKTYLLFSNIPPDLEAAANKVLQHAVDGGPALDDEADHQDAANN from the exons ATGGCGAAGGAAAAGATTGTTGAATTTGAGGAGGGGTGGAACTTGATACAGGAAGGAATTACCAAGGTTAAGAACTTCCTTAAAACTGAAAACCCCGAGAAGCAGTTCATCGGTGCAGAGGACTACATCAAGCTTTATAC aGCAATTGTGGACATGTGTACTCAAAATCCTCCGAATTGCTATGCCAATCTGCTCTACGCCAAGTATGGAGAGTCTTTTGAAGAGTACATCACATCCACG GTATTGCCTTCACTTCGAGAGAAGGATGGGGAATTCTTGTTAAGAGGGTTGGTCGAAAGCTGGTCTAACCATAAAATCATGATCAAATGGATGAGTCGGTTATTCCGATATATTGATCGGTATTACATTATCCGGAAGTCACTTCCATCACTGAGTGAAGTTGGATTAATTTGCTTTAGAGATCTG GTGCATGCAGAATTTTATAAAAAAGTTAGAGACGCTGTTATGTCTCTG ATTGACAAGGAGCGAGAGGGAGAGCAGATTGATCGAGCACTAGTGAAAGATGTCGTAAATGTTTTTGTCGAGCTCGGTAATGGGAAAATAGATTTATACGAGAACGACTTTGAAGCTGAAATGCTCAACAACACTGCACTATATTATCATCAGAAGGCGTCTACCTGGATTTCTGAAGCCTCTAGCACAGATTATTTGCTCAGA GCTGAGGAAAGTTTAAAGCAAGAAAAGGACAGGGTCTACCATTATCTCCATTTAAGCAGCGAAAAGAAGTTGCTTGAG AGGGTGCAACATGAGCTGTTGACTGCGTATGCCACCCAACCACCTGATCAGAAACATCACTCTGGATCCAAGGCATTATTGTTTAGGGACGACAAG GGGCAAGATTTGTCAAAGACGTACTTGCTTTTCTCCAATATACCTCCAGACCTGGAAGCTGCTGCCAATAAGGTCTTGCAG CATGCTGTGGATGGCGGTCCAGCTTTGGATGATGAAGCTGATCATCAAGATGCTGCAAACAATTAG
- the LOC113737884 gene encoding nuclear transcription factor Y subunit B-1-like, giving the protein MVDNLGASASSEEGGIKEQDRLLPIANVGRIMKQILPPNAKISKEAKETMQECVSEFIGFVTSEASEKCRKERRKTVNGDDICWALGTLGFDDYAGPLKRYLDRYRELEGDRSGILLLLPFGCLVKKLGSPKFRCSSDKSETARFSLGACHDKRLMLPGASHKCKFEYAQQIFVIEKAIRS; this is encoded by the exons ATGGTTGATAACCTGGGAGCTAGTGCCTCAAGTGAGGAAGGGGGCATCAAAGAACAAGACCGGTTGTTGCCAATCGCCAACGTTGGCCGAATCATGAAGCAAATTTTGCCACCAAACGCCAAAATCTCAAAGGAAGCTAAGGAAACAATGCAAGAATGTGTTTCAGAGTTCATTGGCTTCGTGACTAGTGAAGCATCTGAGAAGTGCCGGAAGGAGAGAAGGAAAACCGTGAATGGAGATGATATTTGCTGGGCTTTAGGAACGCTAGGCTTTGATGACTATGCAGGACCTCTGAAGAGGTACTTGGATAGGTATAGAGAGCTTGAAGGTGATAGATCAG GAATATTGCTTTTACTGCCTTTCGGCTGCCTTGTAAAAAAGCTGGGAAGTCCAAAATTTCGATGCAGCTCAGACAAGAGTGAAACAGCTCGATTCAG CTTAGGCGCCTGTCATGATAAGAGATTAATGCTTCCTGGAGCCAGTCACAAATGCAAATTTGAATATGCACAGCAAATTTTTGTCATTGAGAAAGCTATTAGATCTTAG